GTCACGGCAACGCTTGCGATCACGAGGTCCCGTTCACTAATCCGGTTCGCGCGTAAAGCATATCGCAACTCCGCGTGGATGCGCGCGGCACCTTGGTCGAACGCGATCACGTCCGAGATCTGGAAGATCAGTCGCTCGATCTTCTGCTCCTCGCGGTCCGGATCGCTGCCGTTCAGCGCTCCAAAGTAGAGTTCGGCCAGCGTCATCGAAGCGATCGCTAGATCTTCCGGCGACTCGGCGATGACACGCGACACTACCGGCTCACGTTTTCTGAGCAGCCATATGCAGGTGTCGGTGTCCAGCAGGTAACGCATCGCGAGCTACGATCCTTTACGAGAATAGTCGTCCAGGATGGCATCCCGGTGGGGCGCATCCGGAAGTGGCTCGGGCACAACCAGATCATCACCCGCGGGGCCATCCTTCCAGAAATCCTCCCAAAAACCAACAGGCCACGCGCGCTTTTCCACTGGTTCCAATATGACCGCGGCGCCCTCCTTACGGACGCGGACTGCAGTTCCCTCGAATCGGCACTCTTTGGGTAGCCGGACGGCCTGACTGCCGCCGTTCATGAACAAGGTCGCGATAAATTCCTTCTTCATGCTACAGCCTCCCGATAGAGTGATGCTCGCTTCATCTATCTATACGGTATATACGACGGCATCTTCA
This region of Longimicrobium sp. genomic DNA includes:
- a CDS encoding type II toxin-antitoxin system VapC family toxin yields the protein MRYLLDTDTCIWLLRKREPVVSRVIAESPEDLAIASMTLAELYFGALNGSDPDREEQKIERLIFQISDVIAFDQGAARIHAELRYALRANRISERDLVIASVAVTNGLILVTSNQREFRRVPGLQVEDWMAP
- a CDS encoding antitoxin, with the translated sequence MKKEFIATLFMNGGSQAVRLPKECRFEGTAVRVRKEGAAVILEPVEKRAWPVGFWEDFWKDGPAGDDLVVPEPLPDAPHRDAILDDYSRKGS